Within the Candidatus Dormiibacterota bacterium genome, the region TGTAGGGGCCGTACTGCACGAACAGCGACATGACGTGGTGCCCCTTCGGGCAGAGGGTGTCGTCGAGGGTCGAGGCGACGTTGCCGTCGATCAGAGGGTGGGCCGACGGACGACCGTACTTGAGATCGTCGTAGGCGCGCTCGAGGTACTCGATCGACGGAGCGATCTCGAACATGGCCGGCTGGTGCGGCGCCTTCGGGTCCTGTCCGGGGAGGCACGTCCAGTCCGGCAGCTCGGACAGGGCGCAGTTGACCTTGATCGACGATCCCTGGATCCGGAACTTGCGGATCGACTCGGTGAATTCATCCGACAGCGTCCCCTTGTCGCACATCTTCAGGAAGGTCCGGTGCGGGTCGAGGTTGCTGGCCACCAGGCGCGCGCGGACTTCGTCGCCGTTCGCGAGGTGCACGCCGCGGCAGACGCCCCCCTCGACGATGAACCGGCCCACCTCGGCGCTGGTCTTCACCTCGACGCCCAGGTCCTGGACCGATCGCAGCAGCGCGTTGGCGATGCCGCTCATGCCCCCCTTGACATAGCCCCAGGCGCCGGGCTGCCCTTCGATGCTGCTGCCGATCGAGTGGTGCAGCATGACGGCCGCCGAGCCGGGGGACATCGGTCCGACGCAGGTGCCGATGAGACCGTTGAGGGCCATCGCCGCCTTGACCTCGTCCGATTCGAAGCGCCGCGACAGGTAGTCGTCGCAGGAGGCGGTCATCAGCTCCATGAAGTGCTTCAGCTTCCTGTCGCCGAGCTTCAACAGCCGCCGCCCGAGCTTCCCGAACTCGAGGAGCTCGCGCAGGCCGCGCGGCGGGAACATCGGCGGGGTGGTGCGCAGGATCTCGTCCACGAACGGCTGCAGCTCGGCCAGGTCGGCGTTGAAGCGGCCGTACGCCTCGGCATCCTTCTTCGAGAACTTGGCGATCTCCCTCTTCGTCTTGTCCTCGTCCGCCGACCAGAGCATGTAGCGGCCGTCGGGGTAGGGATAGAACGAGTGGGGCTCGGGCACGAGGGTCTGGAAGC harbors:
- a CDS encoding NAD(P)/FAD-dependent oxidoreductase encodes the protein MTQARYDAIVVGGGHNGLIAAGYLAKERLKVLVLERRPIVGGACVTEELIPGYRVTRTSYVCSLLLPEVIRDFKMKEYGFQTLVPEPHSFYPYPDGRYMLWSADEDKTKREIAKFSKKDAEAYGRFNADLAELQPFVDEILRTTPPMFPPRGLRELLEFGKLGRRLLKLGDRKLKHFMELMTASCDDYLSRRFESDEVKAAMALNGLIGTCVGPMSPGSAAVMLHHSIGSSIEGQPGAWGYVKGGMSGIANALLRSVQDLGVEVKTSAEVGRFIVEGGVCRGVHLANGDEVRARLVASNLDPHRTFLKMCDKGTLSDEFTESIRKFRIQGSSIKVNCALSELPDWTCLPGQDPKAPHQPAMFEIAPSIEYLERAYDDLKYGRPSAHPLIDGNVASTLDDTLCPKGHHVMSLFVQYGPYKLKEGTWDQVREKVGDMIIDNLAQYAPNIKKAIIAREVLSPWDLEKIFGLTEGNIFHGEMTPDQLFFLRPAPRWANYRTPIRGLYLCGSGAHPGGGVMGAPGKNAAREILRDVRR